Proteins encoded in a region of the Acidobacteriota bacterium genome:
- a CDS encoding proline dehydrogenase family protein, with the protein MFAALPKAAFSILAGSSTLKSLASRYGMRSTNSFARRFIAGEQVEEAIEAAREVERQGLMVTLDLLGESVASHEEARAATFAYIAVMEAIERAGVGRNISLKLTQLGLDIDQATCVDNLRRIFDIAAKADFFVRIDMENSPYTDRTLDTFETLWGIGYHQAGVVIQSYLKRSTADIKRVNALGARIRLVKGAYREPAAVAFQQKSEVDAAFVEQMKLLLTEGTYPAIATHDPAMIDATTAFAKANGIAKDRYEFQMLYGIRRDLQASLSRDGHPFRVYVPFGKEWFPYFMRRLGERPANVGFVVGSILKDKGK; encoded by the coding sequence ATGTTCGCTGCACTGCCCAAAGCCGCGTTTTCTATTCTCGCCGGGAGTTCGACCCTCAAGTCGCTGGCCTCCCGGTATGGCATGCGCAGCACCAATAGTTTTGCGCGCCGCTTCATTGCCGGTGAACAGGTCGAAGAGGCCATCGAAGCCGCGCGGGAGGTGGAACGCCAGGGCCTGATGGTCACGCTGGACCTGCTGGGTGAAAGTGTGGCCTCTCACGAGGAAGCCCGCGCCGCCACGTTTGCCTACATCGCGGTGATGGAGGCCATCGAACGGGCCGGGGTGGGCCGCAACATCTCACTCAAGCTCACCCAACTCGGCCTGGACATCGATCAGGCCACCTGCGTGGACAACCTGCGGCGCATTTTCGACATTGCCGCAAAGGCCGATTTTTTTGTGCGCATCGACATGGAGAATTCTCCGTATACCGATCGCACACTCGACACCTTCGAGACACTCTGGGGCATCGGCTATCACCAGGCAGGCGTGGTCATTCAGTCGTACCTGAAGCGATCGACGGCCGACATCAAGCGCGTCAATGCCCTGGGCGCGCGCATCCGCCTGGTCAAGGGCGCGTACCGCGAGCCGGCCGCGGTGGCCTTCCAGCAGAAGTCCGAAGTGGACGCCGCCTTTGTCGAGCAGATGAAGTTGCTGCTCACCGAGGGGACATATCCGGCGATCGCCACACACGATCCGGCGATGATCGACGCCACCACGGCGTTTGCGAAAGCCAACGGCATCGCGAAGGACCGGTACGAATTCCAGATGCTGTACGGCATCCGGCGCGACCTGCAGGCCTCGCTCTCGCGTGACGGGCACCCCTTCCGGGTCTACGTCCCGTTTGGCAAAGAATGGTTCCCCTACTTCATGCGGCGTCTCGGCGAACGGCCGGCCAACGTCGGGTTTGTGGTGGGAAGTATCCTGAAAGACAAGGGAAAATAG
- the dctP gene encoding TRAP transporter substrate-binding protein DctP, whose protein sequence is MSKPLTRVLGAAALALTALMVSLPMQARAPLTVKLATFAPANSAWHKALLDMGDAWTKTTEGRVTLRVYPGGTLGTEASTVKMMSPAVGELQAALLLPPGLAKINDAVDVFGMPFFLESDEEMRAVFAALRPLMTQRIEAAGFKVLHWGNAGWVQLFSKKEIRTLADLKVVKLYTTEGDDKSVQWYKNNGFQPIPLSFNDMVGGLKRGMIDAAPSPAYGASMLQIFRDAPFLLDVKLAPLLGATVLTNAAWAKIDAADQPRVMAAASALEQRFMGEAPKMDADAVATMSARGLKVTKLTPAAMVEFRKTAEALVSSMRGTTVPTDVYDAAMQARTAFRKTKGK, encoded by the coding sequence ATGTCGAAACCTCTGACCCGTGTCCTTGGCGCCGCCGCCCTGGCGCTCACCGCCCTTATGGTGTCCCTGCCCATGCAGGCGCGCGCGCCGCTCACCGTCAAGCTGGCCACCTTCGCGCCCGCCAACTCGGCGTGGCACAAGGCGCTGCTCGACATGGGCGACGCCTGGACCAAGACCACCGAAGGCCGCGTCACGCTTCGCGTGTATCCCGGCGGCACGCTGGGGACCGAAGCCTCCACCGTCAAGATGATGAGCCCCGCCGTGGGGGAACTGCAGGCGGCACTGCTGCTGCCACCCGGACTCGCCAAGATCAACGACGCCGTTGATGTCTTCGGCATGCCGTTTTTCCTCGAGTCCGACGAAGAAATGCGCGCCGTCTTTGCGGCGCTGCGGCCGCTCATGACGCAACGCATCGAAGCCGCAGGGTTCAAGGTCCTCCATTGGGGAAATGCCGGATGGGTCCAGCTCTTCTCCAAGAAGGAAATCCGCACGCTGGCCGACCTCAAGGTCGTGAAGCTCTACACCACGGAAGGCGATGACAAGTCGGTGCAGTGGTACAAGAACAATGGCTTCCAGCCGATTCCGCTCTCGTTCAACGACATGGTGGGCGGCCTCAAGCGCGGCATGATCGACGCCGCACCAAGTCCGGCCTACGGCGCGTCGATGCTCCAGATTTTCCGTGACGCGCCATTCCTGCTCGACGTGAAACTCGCACCACTTCTTGGCGCCACCGTCCTGACCAATGCCGCGTGGGCCAAGATCGACGCAGCCGACCAGCCCAGGGTCATGGCCGCCGCATCTGCGCTGGAGCAGCGCTTCATGGGCGAGGCGCCCAAGATGGACGCCGATGCCGTGGCCACGATGTCGGCCCGAGGCCTGAAGGTCACGAAACTGACGCCCGCCGCCATGGTGGAATTTCGCAAGACCGCCGAGGCGCTCGTGAGCTCGATGCGGGGCACCACCGTCCCGACCGACGTGTACGACGCGGCGATGCAGGCCCGCACGGCCTTCCGCAAGACCAAGGGCAAGTAA
- a CDS encoding TRAP transporter large permease subunit produces the protein MKQSAIRFENSVALLAMAGIVVLPLGEIVLRKWFATGIPGAAPFAQHLTMWVGMLGAAIAARDGKLLSLATGEFLAHSATARVAKFIAALVGAAVSTLFAVGGVNLVKIDRLDGAEIAAGIPVWVADLVLPFGFALIALRMVWNASTNWILRGVAVIGPIAGYWIATHPELLDGQPALPWLGVIIFAAILGAPIFVLLGGCAAVLFMVQGSKPTVLLITAYQELTGSAGLATIPLFTLAGYLLAEGRSSERLLRMFRALVGWMPGGTAVACIALCAFFTLLTGGSGVTILALGGLLLPAMLKEGYRERFSIGLLTASGSLGLLFPMSLPLILYSIIANIAMEDLFIGGLLPGMLMLGMLAAYSVREAIRTGAARTPFVAREAGAALWNAKWEIGLPLVVMTALLGGYATPVESAALAALYAFIMQRFIHRDLPAMRDVVRVTADSVGLVGGVLVILAVAVGLTNYMVNAQIPDALIAWTTTHVESKLMFLLALNAFLLIVGSLMDIFSAIVVVVPLISGVAAAYGINPVHLGVIFVANLELGYLHPPLGLNLLLASVRFKRPVLDVMWATIPMLIILAIGVLLITYVPWLTLAPLEWFGRSQ, from the coding sequence GTGAAACAGTCGGCGATCCGCTTCGAGAATTCCGTCGCCCTTCTCGCGATGGCAGGCATCGTGGTACTGCCTCTCGGGGAAATCGTCCTGCGCAAGTGGTTTGCCACGGGCATTCCCGGGGCCGCGCCTTTTGCGCAGCATTTGACGATGTGGGTGGGGATGCTGGGAGCGGCCATCGCAGCCCGCGACGGCAAATTGCTGTCGCTGGCCACCGGCGAATTTCTCGCGCACAGCGCGACCGCACGCGTAGCCAAGTTCATCGCCGCGCTCGTGGGCGCTGCCGTCTCCACCCTGTTCGCCGTGGGAGGCGTGAACCTCGTCAAGATTGACCGCCTGGATGGCGCAGAGATTGCCGCCGGCATCCCCGTCTGGGTGGCCGACCTGGTGCTGCCGTTCGGGTTCGCGTTGATTGCGCTGCGCATGGTGTGGAACGCCTCCACCAACTGGATCCTGCGCGGCGTCGCCGTCATCGGCCCCATCGCCGGCTACTGGATCGCGACACACCCGGAACTTCTCGACGGCCAGCCGGCGCTGCCGTGGCTCGGCGTGATCATCTTCGCGGCGATTCTGGGCGCACCGATCTTCGTGCTGCTTGGCGGCTGCGCGGCCGTGCTCTTCATGGTGCAGGGCAGCAAACCCACGGTGCTGCTGATCACGGCCTACCAGGAACTGACCGGCTCGGCGGGCCTGGCGACGATCCCGCTGTTTACGCTCGCGGGATACCTGCTGGCGGAGGGCCGGTCATCCGAACGGCTGCTTCGGATGTTCCGCGCGCTGGTCGGCTGGATGCCGGGTGGCACTGCGGTGGCCTGCATTGCGCTCTGCGCGTTCTTCACACTGCTCACAGGCGGCTCGGGCGTGACCATCCTCGCGCTGGGCGGCTTGCTGCTGCCGGCGATGCTCAAGGAAGGGTACCGCGAACGTTTCTCCATCGGTCTGCTCACGGCGTCGGGCTCGCTGGGACTCCTGTTCCCGATGTCGCTGCCGCTGATTCTCTATTCGATCATCGCCAACATTGCGATGGAGGATCTGTTCATCGGGGGCCTGCTGCCGGGCATGCTGATGCTCGGAATGCTCGCAGCCTACAGCGTGCGCGAGGCCATCAGAACGGGCGCCGCCCGCACGCCGTTTGTGGCTCGCGAAGCCGGCGCGGCGTTGTGGAACGCCAAGTGGGAGATCGGCCTTCCGCTCGTCGTCATGACGGCGCTGCTTGGTGGATATGCCACGCCGGTGGAGTCGGCCGCACTCGCCGCCCTCTACGCGTTCATCATGCAGCGCTTCATACATCGCGACCTGCCGGCGATGCGGGACGTGGTGCGCGTGACCGCAGACTCGGTGGGCCTGGTCGGCGGCGTGCTCGTCATCCTGGCGGTGGCCGTCGGATTGACCAATTACATGGTCAACGCGCAAATTCCTGACGCGTTGATCGCCTGGACCACGACGCATGTCGAATCCAAGCTGATGTTCCTGCTGGCGCTCAACGCCTTCCTGTTGATCGTCGGCAGCCTGATGGACATCTTCTCGGCCATCGTGGTCGTCGTGCCGCTCATCTCCGGCGTCGCCGCCGCGTACGGCATCAACCCCGTCCATCTGGGTGTGATCTTCGTGGCGAACCTCGAGCTGGGCTACCTGCATCCCCCGCTCGGCCTGAACCTGCTGCTGGCGTCGGTGCGATTCAAGCGGCCGGTGCTGGACGTCATGTGGGCGACCATCCCGATGCTGATCATCCTCGCCATCGGAGTGCTGCTCATCACCTACGTCCCGTGGCTCACGCTCGCACCGCTCGAGTGGTTCGGCCGCAGCCAGTAG
- a CDS encoding aspartyl protease family protein, which produces MKTFRVCLTALVAPVLLSVSAAAQITAPAGGATVPMLNVGGRPVIEVSINGAAPVRVILDTGASHTVIDPAWVGGATGRQSVKEVRIGELVMQNADVSSRVLFGGTLPPEFPRGVFSALSFPGYLVTFDYPDKTVTFRKGALPEADGKRVFAYDDTDPLPKVPVMVAGHEYRIHVDSGSPSGIMLPLRAAKEVPLAAELSLAGRARTNVGEFEVFTAPVKGIVTLGEFTIDVPLVRFSDLSPGGGPGPGNLGYEVLRTFSLVLDSTNRRISFGR; this is translated from the coding sequence ATGAAAACTTTTCGTGTTTGCCTCACGGCCCTCGTGGCCCCTGTCCTGCTCAGCGTGTCGGCCGCAGCTCAGATCACTGCGCCAGCCGGCGGCGCCACTGTACCGATGCTCAATGTTGGTGGGCGGCCCGTCATCGAAGTGTCGATCAACGGCGCCGCTCCGGTTCGAGTGATCCTCGACACCGGGGCGAGTCACACGGTCATCGACCCGGCCTGGGTCGGCGGTGCCACAGGTCGCCAGTCGGTCAAGGAAGTGCGCATCGGCGAGCTGGTGATGCAGAACGCGGACGTCTCGAGCCGGGTCCTGTTTGGCGGAACGTTGCCACCGGAGTTTCCGCGTGGTGTGTTCTCAGCCCTGTCGTTTCCCGGCTACCTCGTCACCTTCGACTACCCGGATAAAACGGTGACGTTTCGCAAGGGTGCCTTGCCTGAGGCCGACGGCAAACGCGTGTTTGCGTACGATGACACCGACCCGCTACCGAAGGTGCCCGTCATGGTGGCCGGTCACGAATACCGCATCCACGTGGATTCGGGATCTCCGTCAGGAATCATGCTGCCGTTGCGCGCGGCCAAAGAAGTGCCGCTGGCTGCCGAACTCTCACTCGCGGGCCGGGCCCGTACCAACGTGGGCGAGTTTGAGGTCTTCACCGCGCCCGTCAAGGGCATCGTCACTCTCGGTGAGTTCACGATTGACGTCCCGCTGGTGCGCTTCAGCGACCTCAGCCCCGGTGGCGGGCCAGGGCCCGGCAACCTGGGCTACGAAGTACTGAGAACCTTCAGCCTCGTCCTGGACTCCACCAACCGGCGGATCTCGTTCGGTCGATGA
- a CDS encoding M20/M25/M40 family metallo-hydrolase, whose translation MTTLSLLSDLVSVNSINPSLVPGAPGEAAVAEVAAQALKAGGLDVVFQEAAPGRPNVIGVLDGREPGPAVMLCGHLDTVGVEGMTNPFTPRVAGGRLYGRGSQDMKGGVAAMIAAAVELARDWRRGRLIVACVADEEYESAGADALVKEWTADAAIVTEPTDLAMAVGHKGFAWLEVVTTGRAAHGSRPLEGRDAIVDMARVLIALEATDRALQGRPSSEHQGTPSLHASIITGGRELSVYPDRCVLQFERRTVSGEDDGVVVGEVQAILARLRGDDAAFRGEVRLMTSRPPYRLSPAAPLPVALGASLEARGLSSAPTGMSFWTDAAILAGAGIPSVLFGPGGAGLHSIEEYVTLADVDVCRDVLVEVVRRLNENTTRA comes from the coding sequence ATGACGACCCTGTCCCTGTTGTCTGATCTCGTCTCGGTCAACTCCATCAATCCATCGCTGGTGCCAGGCGCCCCGGGCGAGGCCGCCGTCGCCGAAGTGGCCGCGCAGGCGCTCAAGGCCGGAGGCCTTGATGTGGTGTTTCAGGAGGCAGCGCCTGGGCGGCCCAACGTGATTGGTGTGCTCGATGGCCGCGAACCCGGTCCGGCCGTCATGTTGTGCGGGCACCTCGACACCGTCGGCGTCGAGGGCATGACGAATCCCTTTACGCCGCGGGTGGCTGGGGGACGGCTCTACGGACGCGGCTCGCAGGACATGAAGGGCGGAGTGGCCGCGATGATCGCCGCGGCGGTGGAACTCGCACGCGACTGGCGCCGCGGCCGACTCATCGTCGCCTGTGTGGCGGACGAAGAGTACGAGAGCGCTGGCGCCGACGCGCTCGTCAAAGAATGGACCGCCGATGCGGCCATCGTCACCGAGCCCACCGACCTCGCCATGGCGGTGGGGCACAAGGGCTTCGCGTGGCTCGAAGTCGTGACCACAGGCCGCGCGGCACACGGCAGCCGTCCGTTGGAGGGACGCGACGCCATCGTGGACATGGCGCGTGTGTTGATCGCACTCGAGGCAACCGATCGCGCACTGCAGGGCCGGCCATCGTCCGAACACCAGGGCACGCCGTCGTTGCACGCGTCGATCATCACCGGTGGCCGTGAACTCAGCGTGTATCCCGATCGATGTGTGCTGCAGTTCGAGCGCCGCACGGTGTCGGGGGAAGACGATGGTGTGGTGGTTGGGGAAGTGCAGGCGATCCTGGCGCGCCTGCGCGGCGACGACGCAGCGTTCCGCGGCGAAGTGCGGTTGATGACGTCCCGGCCGCCGTATCGCCTCAGTCCGGCCGCTCCGCTACCGGTCGCGCTCGGGGCTTCGCTCGAGGCGCGCGGTCTTTCTTCGGCGCCCACAGGCATGTCGTTCTGGACCGACGCCGCCATCCTCGCCGGCGCCGGCATCCCATCCGTGTTGTTTGGTCCCGGCGGAGCGGGGCTTCACAGCATTGAGGAGTACGTCACCCTCGCCGACGTCGATGTCTGCCGCGACGTGCTGGTTGAGGTGGTGCGGCGTCTTAACGAAAACACTACACGCGCTTAA
- a CDS encoding HDIG domain-containing protein, with translation MHSPPPLAIDIARAVRDRGGRALVVGGWVRDQMLGRDAKDLDLEVFGLEAGALKSTLAAFGQVNTVGESFTVYKLGDLDVSLPRRESKTGRGHKGFIVEGDPGLSFKDAARRRDFSINAMSFDPLTEEIIDPWNGTGDLQARILRAVDHKTFAEDSLRVLRALQFAARFELTVEDGTKDLCRSLPLDDLPAERIWGEVEKLLLRAHRPSLGLALAMELGVVDRLWPELQALSGCEQEYEWHPEGDVWVHTLMVADEARKRIDDLDHPRAVVMMLGALCHDMGKPATTKFEDGRIRSKGHEEAGVAPATQFLDRLNIQTIGGYDVRYTVLGIVAHHLKPTMFFKSASPVGDGAFRRLAQKVDPELLARFAKADCHGRLGTFDCAAMDWFLERARALGVEHQPPAPLLLGRHVLERGVAPGPVVGTLLKAVYEQQLDGAVTTLEEALAALERLLDPGVGRPG, from the coding sequence ATGCATAGCCCGCCGCCACTCGCCATCGATATCGCTCGCGCCGTTCGTGACCGCGGCGGGCGCGCGCTCGTGGTGGGTGGATGGGTGCGCGACCAGATGCTGGGTCGCGATGCGAAAGACCTGGACCTCGAGGTGTTCGGTCTCGAGGCGGGCGCGCTCAAGTCAACCCTGGCCGCATTCGGCCAGGTCAACACCGTCGGCGAGAGTTTCACCGTCTACAAATTGGGCGACCTCGACGTGTCGCTGCCGCGTCGCGAATCAAAGACCGGACGCGGCCACAAGGGCTTCATCGTGGAGGGCGACCCGGGGTTGTCGTTCAAGGACGCTGCGCGCCGGCGCGACTTCTCCATCAACGCGATGTCGTTCGACCCGCTTACTGAAGAAATCATCGATCCATGGAACGGGACCGGTGATCTCCAGGCGCGCATTCTTCGCGCGGTGGACCACAAGACGTTTGCCGAGGACAGCCTCCGAGTGCTGCGTGCGCTCCAGTTCGCGGCCCGGTTTGAACTGACGGTGGAAGACGGGACAAAGGACCTCTGCCGGTCACTTCCCCTCGACGATCTGCCGGCCGAACGTATCTGGGGTGAGGTCGAAAAGCTCCTGCTCCGCGCCCATCGTCCGTCTCTTGGGCTGGCGCTGGCGATGGAACTGGGCGTGGTGGACCGGTTGTGGCCAGAACTCCAGGCACTCTCCGGGTGTGAACAGGAGTACGAATGGCACCCCGAAGGTGACGTGTGGGTGCACACCTTGATGGTGGCCGACGAGGCGCGCAAACGCATCGACGACCTGGACCATCCCCGCGCGGTGGTGATGATGCTCGGCGCGCTTTGCCACGACATGGGCAAACCCGCCACCACGAAGTTTGAAGACGGGCGCATTCGCTCGAAGGGCCACGAAGAAGCGGGCGTGGCACCGGCCACGCAATTCCTCGACCGCCTCAACATCCAGACCATCGGTGGCTACGACGTGCGCTACACCGTGCTCGGCATCGTGGCGCACCACTTGAAGCCGACAATGTTCTTCAAGTCGGCGTCGCCGGTGGGAGATGGGGCGTTCCGCCGGCTGGCGCAGAAGGTGGACCCGGAACTGCTGGCACGGTTCGCGAAGGCAGACTGCCACGGACGGTTGGGCACATTCGACTGCGCGGCGATGGATTGGTTCCTCGAGCGTGCGCGCGCGCTGGGCGTGGAGCACCAGCCGCCGGCGCCTCTGCTGCTTGGGCGCCATGTGCTGGAGCGCGGAGTGGCGCCGGGTCCGGTGGTCGGGACGTTGCTGAAGGCCGTCTACGAACAGCAGCTCGATGGCGCGGTGACGACGCTGGAGGAAGCGCTGGCGGCGCTCGAACGGCTACTCGACCCAGGGGTCGGGCGTCCCGGCTGA
- a CDS encoding DUF2007 domain-containing protein, producing the protein MTERSLVVVRTFLTNVDAELARSVLEAAEIESLIQADDCGGVRPHLWMGGVELLVAAEDAARADEVLGASAGTPDPWVE; encoded by the coding sequence ATGACCGAACGATCTCTGGTAGTCGTGCGAACGTTCCTGACCAACGTTGATGCGGAACTGGCGCGCAGCGTTCTTGAAGCCGCAGAAATCGAATCGCTCATCCAGGCCGACGATTGCGGCGGCGTGCGCCCCCATCTCTGGATGGGCGGCGTCGAACTTCTTGTGGCCGCCGAGGATGCCGCGCGCGCCGATGAAGTGCTCGGTGCCTCAGCCGGGACGCCCGACCCCTGGGTCGAGTAG
- a CDS encoding DUF1572 family protein, which yields MPSLTSILTTQIVRELQGFIREIEAFPSDDSVWHTRRGVTNSAGNLALHVCGNLQDFVGRVLGGTSYVRNRELEFSQREGTRASLVAELRTTIGVIESVMPELSDEAMAGNYPMPLAGKTINTTAFLVHLAAHLAFHLGQAGYLRRVITGDSTSTNPLPLAAIAAP from the coding sequence ATGCCGAGCCTGACTTCCATCCTGACGACCCAGATCGTGCGCGAACTGCAGGGCTTCATCCGCGAGATCGAGGCGTTTCCCAGTGACGACAGCGTCTGGCACACGCGACGCGGCGTGACGAACTCCGCCGGGAATCTGGCATTGCACGTGTGCGGGAACCTCCAGGATTTTGTCGGCCGCGTGCTTGGCGGCACATCGTACGTGCGCAACCGCGAGCTGGAATTCAGTCAGCGCGAGGGGACCCGCGCCAGCCTGGTGGCCGAGCTCAGGACCACGATCGGCGTCATCGAATCTGTAATGCCGGAACTTTCTGACGAAGCGATGGCGGGGAACTACCCGATGCCGCTTGCCGGCAAGACGATCAACACCACCGCGTTTCTCGTTCATCTTGCCGCGCATCTGGCCTTCCACCTTGGACAGGCGGGCTATCTTCGCCGCGTGATTACCGGCGACAGCACCAGTACGAATCCGCTCCCTCTGGCGGCGATCGCGGCTCCATAA
- a CDS encoding YaeQ family protein, with translation MAQTSTIYNFEIDLADSNRGVYEHLELRVARHPSESEDYLVTRVLAYCLEYTDGIAFSRGISDPDEPTIAVRDLTGAIGAWIEIGTPDASRVHKAGKAASRVAVYAHKDTTQMLRLWANERIHRIEALELYRLDRALIDAMVDALDRRMTFSLSVSDDDLYIALGDRTIEGRVTRVAVS, from the coding sequence GTGGCGCAGACATCCACCATCTACAACTTCGAAATCGATCTGGCCGACAGCAATCGCGGGGTGTACGAACACCTTGAGCTGCGCGTCGCCAGGCATCCGTCGGAGTCTGAGGACTATCTGGTCACGAGGGTGCTGGCGTATTGCCTGGAGTACACCGACGGGATTGCATTTTCCAGGGGCATTTCCGACCCCGACGAGCCGACGATCGCTGTACGCGACCTGACGGGCGCGATTGGCGCGTGGATTGAGATTGGCACGCCCGATGCCTCGCGCGTGCACAAAGCGGGAAAGGCTGCGTCGCGCGTTGCGGTCTACGCGCACAAAGACACCACGCAGATGCTGCGGCTTTGGGCGAACGAACGCATCCACCGCATCGAGGCGCTCGAGCTCTACCGCCTCGATCGCGCACTCATCGATGCGATGGTTGACGCCCTCGACCGCCGCATGACCTTTTCGCTCTCAGTGAGCGACGACGATCTCTACATCGCGCTGGGCGATCGCACGATCGAAGGCCGCGTCACGCGCGTGGCGGTGTCGTAG
- the infA gene encoding translation initiation factor IF-1, which translates to MSKDDLIDVQGTVVAVHSGGLYRVQVDSGHEVLAQLSGRMRRFRIKVVPGDRVTVGVSPYDPVRGIITFRAR; encoded by the coding sequence TTGAGTAAGGACGATCTGATTGATGTCCAGGGCACCGTGGTCGCCGTGCATAGCGGCGGCCTGTATCGCGTGCAAGTGGATTCTGGCCACGAAGTATTGGCCCAGTTGAGCGGCCGGATGCGCCGCTTCCGCATTAAGGTCGTGCCGGGAGACCGGGTCACCGTGGGCGTCTCGCCTTACGACCCTGTCAGAGGCATCATCACCTTCCGGGCTCGCTAG
- a CDS encoding DEAD/DEAH box helicase, translated as MSTHSEAPRPQRRRRSGGGGGGGARPANRSTGTVKSTSTTRVSQPFDPAPVPFTSLITEPAVLDALAQRGFVQTTPIQSAVLPYALTGRGVIGCAETGTGKTAAYLLPILVKLMAAGHTDSHNTIRALILAPTRELATQIDDEIQGFAYHAPVASVPVYGGVPMEPQERALKAGVDIVVATPGRLLDHMRSNVGDFSNVEVFVLDEADRMMDMGFWPDVRRIAEIMPATANRQTMLFSATMPEEVMRFADELSPDAALIQVGSSRGPAATITHEARIVSSREKPAALARELRRERGTAIVFVNTKIGCDRLSRELQRSGLRAAAVHADRPQKERTETIEAFRSGRVKVLVATDVAARGLDIDDVALVVNYEVPRSVDSYVHRVGRTGRNDATGHALTLADEHERSYLEDIEKAFGLKLLR; from the coding sequence TTGTCCACACACTCAGAAGCTCCCAGACCACAACGGCGCAGGCGAAGCGGTGGAGGGGGAGGCGGCGGCGCGCGCCCGGCCAACCGTTCCACAGGCACCGTCAAGTCCACGTCGACGACGCGCGTCTCGCAGCCGTTTGACCCCGCACCAGTTCCCTTCACATCGCTCATTACCGAGCCGGCCGTACTCGACGCACTGGCGCAGCGCGGCTTCGTGCAGACCACGCCGATTCAAAGCGCGGTGCTGCCGTACGCCCTGACAGGCCGAGGCGTCATCGGCTGCGCGGAAACCGGCACGGGCAAGACGGCCGCGTATCTTCTCCCCATCCTGGTCAAGCTGATGGCCGCGGGCCACACGGATTCGCACAACACCATTCGCGCGCTGATCCTCGCGCCCACGCGCGAACTTGCCACGCAGATTGACGACGAGATTCAGGGCTTCGCGTATCACGCGCCCGTCGCGAGCGTCCCGGTCTACGGCGGCGTTCCCATGGAGCCCCAGGAGCGCGCCCTCAAAGCCGGCGTCGACATCGTCGTCGCCACGCCCGGACGGTTGCTGGACCACATGCGGAGCAATGTGGGCGACTTCTCCAACGTGGAAGTGTTTGTGCTCGACGAGGCGGACCGCATGATGGACATGGGCTTCTGGCCCGACGTGCGCCGCATCGCCGAGATCATGCCGGCCACGGCGAACCGCCAGACCATGTTGTTTTCGGCGACGATGCCGGAAGAGGTGATGCGATTTGCGGATGAACTGTCGCCCGATGCGGCGCTCATCCAGGTGGGGTCGAGCCGCGGACCTGCGGCGACGATCACCCATGAAGCGCGTATTGTGTCGTCGCGCGAAAAGCCCGCGGCCCTCGCACGAGAGCTGCGGCGCGAACGCGGCACGGCGATCGTCTTTGTGAACACCAAGATCGGGTGCGACCGGCTCTCGCGTGAACTGCAGCGATCCGGTCTGCGCGCGGCCGCGGTGCATGCGGACCGGCCGCAGAAAGAGCGCACGGAGACCATCGAGGCGTTCCGCTCTGGCCGCGTCAAAGTGCTGGTGGCGACAGACGTCGCCGCGCGCGGCCTGGATATTGACGATGTGGCGCTCGTGGTGAATTACGAAGTGCCTCGGTCTGTGGACAGCTACGTGCACCGCGTGGGCCGCACCGGCCGGAACGACGCCACGGGCCACGCCCTGACGCTGGCCGACGAACACGAGCGCTCGTACCTCGAAGACATCGAAAAGGCGTTCGGCCTCAAACTCCTTCGCTGA